CCTGGCCGCCGCTCCaccagctgcaggagcagtTCAAAAGTCTGGAGCAGAACTTGGTACGTCTGGCGAAGCCGCTTTCGACGGATGACACATTCCGGAATTACAGTCTAGAGCAGATTCGGACGGAGGTGCCGGCACTGCAGTGGGACGAGGCGTTGAGGACGCAGCTGGGCAGAACGGTGGCTGGGGATCACATCTTCCAGGTGGACGACTTGGACGCCATCCAGGGGCTGGTGCAGTACCTCAATACGGCGGACACACTCCTGCTCAATCGATACAGCCTCGCAAGGTTCCTCAGCCACCTGCTGGAGCTGCCGCACAATCCGCTGGCCACGTGGCGGACCGGCCAGCGGTCCCGGGGAAGGAGCTGCATTCGCCACATGCGCCGCTCCGTTTACCTGCCGATGAACTACGTGTACGAGAGAAGTTTCTACGCCCGGCGGCGACACGCGGACGAGGTGGTCATCCACAGCGTcttccagcagctgcagagcCAGCTGGAGCAGCGGGTGCAGCACAACGTCTTCAATCTGAGCCAGGAACTGGTGCACTCGCTGCAGGCCAAGGTGCACCAGATGCGCATCAACGTGGGCAACCTGCCGCCCAACGTTTCGGAGCAGTTCTACTGGGACAGCGACCGGCGGTGGAGCGTGGGTCGCGACTTCTACGAGAACCACCTGAACAGCCTGCTGTACTACTACACGCTCGTCGCCGATCTGGAAAGCAGCACGGACCAGGAGGAGCGCGACATCTGGTACAGCTTCAACATGCACACGCCCGAGTTTCCGGACAACATCGATGCCACGCCGTACTTCTACTGCCTGGGCAACATCATCTTCGTGCCGTACTCCTACGTGAAGCGCCCCTTCTTCGACGCCAACTTCTGGCCAGCGCTGCTCTACGGCGATCTGGCCAACACCCTGGGCCACGAGATCATGCACGCCTTGGACACGGACCTGGTGGACTACGATGCGCGGGGTAATCTGCGTAACTTCAGCGAGCAGTTGGGCGAAGTGGAGCTCTACAACGGAGCGGTTGGCTGCCTGAACAGCAGCGCCGTAATGCTGAACGAGCGCACCTCCGATGTCAGCGGATCCCGGCTGGCCCTGCAGACCTACGGCGGCGACTGGCTCACCCGGTCGGGCAACGGGCGGCTCTACTTCCTCCAGTTCGCCCACTTCTTCTGCGGCGACGAGGGCGACCAGTACCACGACTCCGGCAGCCAGCGGCTCAACTACGCCCTCGGCCAGGTGCCGCAGTTCGCCGAGGTGTTCCAGTGCCACGTTGGCTCTGGCATGACCAGCGCGGACCAGTGTCCCTACTGGTGACGGGGGAAACGCAGAGACGGTGACTCCCGGTGACTGCAAGTCGGTGTATAGCTTTAATTAGGAACCCAAGTATTGTGAATAAACTTCTATGCTTAGCAATTGCGTATGCGGTTCGCATCTGTCGGGCGGATTTTCCGACACGGACTGAGTTAATTTTCAATTACGTGTGCCACGTGATAGACAAGACATCGGTGAGCAGTAGATGCCCTTCCAGGATGTTCGCTGTCAGGCGGGGAGAGAAAAAGTGGGGTACTCACGCCTACACAGTGAAAATAGAGCTTTCCAAAATGGGGCGCTTcactgaaaatatttaacagtGTGTGAGGCAAAACCTTTGCACTCTGTGTGCACCCTGAACTTTTGCTCCTTTCCTCTGTGGAAGAGCTCACGGGTGATTTTGCTTGCTTGTACACGGTGCGTATGTGGCGTgctcttatttatttgctaattAACACCCAACCTGCGCAGAAACCTAAACTGAATCCGACTTCGATTCCGATTGCCGGGGCAAAGTCGCTAGCCGCAAATTGTTGCACTGTGCAACTTGTTGAAGGTCGTCGCGCAAatcgctcatacgccgcgtgggtCCAGAGGCTAGAAGGCTAGAAGGCTAGAAGGCGCGAGGCAAGCGGTCGGGTTCGCCTGGCAACCGCATTAATGGGCCATTAACAACCTGCCGGGATGATAGCGCGTGAGCCGCGTGTCAAACAGCGGTTTTGCCCCAACAACGTGGCTCCGATGGCTTCCGATGGATGAATGGCCGACCGTCTGTTTGGCTTTGGCACACAAATGGACTAGAAACGGGGGCTTGAATTGAATCTGCGATAAAGAACGAATGCCTCGGAACGCAAACTACTCATGGGAAATACTCATGCTGCCTCCAGACATCTAAATCAATATGCTGCGCTTCCAATTTGGTATGTTTCAGATTATTCTTATCGTCTTTTTCCCAGTCAGCGAAATGGATAGGATAAACACATCTTAAGCAGTCTGAATTCCACAGTCGCTCATCCAACTCTGTTGCATTATGCTGACAGTGGGAGCTACTGCGATATAGCCCCACAGACCTCCAGTCCGTCTATCCATCAAGCGGCTTATCAGTGCTTCATTCATTCATGTAATTCAAAGCGACTGTGCATTATATTTGGGCTGCCttataattagttttaaaataaaccgCTTGGCCAGCGGAACGCGGAAAGCCGAGTGACGCAATCGGAGCTGCGAATTGCGcatggtgtggtgtggtgtgagTCGCCGGCAGCTGGCGGAAGCCAGCAACAAACTCGCCTCCGCCTCTGATCGCCACGGCGTTGCTCCGCTCGGCTGAGGTCCGTTCCTTGACCCCCGGATTCCGGCGGTCTCGGCGGTCTCGGTCGGCACTCGGGGTTTCCATGTCACGTGCTCTAGCTCGGCGGAGCAGCAAGTATGTGGGTCTGTGCTGAATTGATTGATTCGCCAGCGAAGTTGGCGCACTGGAAGACAGACAGACTGATAGACTGACAGACTGGCAGACTGAAAGACTGACACACTGACAGACTGATAGGGCTGATGAAATTACAAGTCGCGCAGCGTCATTCGGAACGATTGTGGGCATGTTATGCGAGTAAACGGATTTTGCGGCAATGAAATAATTACCAACAATACAGAACTGCTAGTGCCTAATTAACCCCCGTTCAGATTTTCGAAAATTGCACACCCCGCGCAAATCGAGTGCCCCAAATCTGAAACCAAATATTCGCGTTCCGGTGTCGCCGACAGAAGCGGTGGCTACTTAGCAAGTGGAACCACTGCGTCCGTCCACGTCCATCCCTGTTGGCATTGGAACGCCAGCCACATGAGTTTATCATAAAGCATCCACTGAAttttagctgctgctgctgctgccgctggtgACCACAAtgtttgtaaatgtttttcgGCGGGAAATGGAATTTCGGGGATGGCTTTGTTTGTCATTTGGGGTATTTGCCAGCTGACCAACTACTGTCTATTTGAATGAGTTTGTTGTGCCCCTTTTGGCATAAATATCCATATATTCAGACACCAAGCAAGGTACAGCTGATGGAATGCAGGCCACAGGGCAATCCATTTGTGATAGATGGGTCGGTAGGCCCTTGAGCTGTTAGCATCGGAATAGTAACGAAACAGCATGCTGTCGTATTTTCTTGTCTTTACTTACCAAACTCGACTATGAGTTATGGGCATTCTAATCAGTTTTCTTCTGTCCATCTTCATATAGCCCATTTGGGGCCCTAAAGTTGGGATTGTATGTCTACGGTTTAAAATGCACTGAGCTTTGATGCTGAGTGCAGCAGCTGATTCTTGGTTCGCGGTGATTGGCTCGATTATCAGCTGTGGAATTCCGTAAAACCCGCAGAAACCGAtctaaatgtattttatttggcgCAAATAACCACGCTATTCCGTGCTCTCCagtttacaaaaataatttgtaatttgtttaagAACTTGTCTGTCTTATGTGTGCTGTGTAGTATACTTgtattatataaagtataacGCAATCCTATATGGAAATCTCTAACTAAGTAAgtgttatttatgttttaccttatatatatttccaagCCTATTCCATAAAGCATAAAGCAGGGTTATGTGTACGCATGTATACCCTTCCTTTTTAAGCACGTTCAGCTTTAGAGTCATTACCTTTTGCTAGAGCTAATAAAAACTTAGAATTAAAGCAAAAATCGTTAATTTGCTGCAGTTTGGAGATATATCCCCTCAAGGAACTCCTTCTCAAGTTGTGTACCTCATCAGCTCTATTCTGCCACCTGAGCCCCCACAAATCTGAGCTCCTGATTTCATTTTACTGCTCCGTCGGTGTGAAAGTCACTTTGTGGCAAACTGCAAGCAAAGTTGTGCTTATCCCTGGGGTCCTGCATTCGGTTCGTTTTTCCCTCCGAATTTTAGCAATAGTCAGATGAAGAATTTTCAGTGTGTGATTTTTATTGTGGCTGCAATTCGCCTGGGTCTTGTTAACATTCGCATTTTCCGGGGAAATTCGTTTCGCCTGCagtatgatgatgatgctgggAGTTGATTTCGCCGAGTTGCTGCACTAATAattggaatttaaattttaaggaCTTTCCGTCAGCTGTCGTTCGAGTGAATCTCCTCGGTCATTCCTTTCCAAGTCAGCAATCTATTGCACAGCCCTAATATTCCCTACCTGTTTTTCGTTGTTTCAGGTCACCTGGATGTATTTATAGCGGAAAGGTTcgcgaaaataattaaataacgGTTAGCGCGAGGAAAATCCATCGATCCGACAGCTGTGGCTGTTAATCTTACCTGATCGCTGGTTAGGTGGATTAAGGAAAATCTGAGGTATTGGGTGGGCAATAAAGTTTGCACCCCGTTCATATTTTACCTGATCATTGTATATAAGCCATTAGCAAAATGCCAGAAAGCCACAGTTACAAACTGAAACGTCTAACGTCAACAACCAGACAGCGAACTAATCCAAAAATGGTCCTGACCAATTCCACGCCAAACAGCTCGTCCCAGCACAACCACCAGATGGTGGTGGACACCGCGGCCATGAACAGTGAGGATCTCAgcgagctgctgcagctgaacgCCGAGATCGAGGAACGTCGTCGCTCCTGCCGCTTTGGAGATGCCAGCACCGCCTGTGGCCTGCTCCGTGCTACGATGACCAGGGAGGAGCTCTTCGAGATCTCCTCGCTGGACGACGACCGCTTCCTGACCGCCCTGGAGCACCAAAACTCGTTTGCAAGTCCGCGCCGTGTGCAGGTTACCGACCTGGACCTGTCCAGCATCGAGAATCTGATGAAGTACTTCGACGAAGAGGTAcctgtaacgcccacaaagaCACTGGGCACCACCAAGGCAACCACAACCACGGGCATGGTGGCCAGCACCATCGCCAAGTTGTCCCTCCAGACGGAACCGGTCACGCCGCCCAAGCCAAAGGTTGGCAGTGGCCACCCGAAGATCAGCGAACTCAAGCAGAAGTACGAACAGCTGCCGGAGATGGAGACGCCACGCTCTGCCTACCAGGGATCCAGAAAGGCATCCGCCTCGCTGCCCATGAAGGTCAAGGAGATGGCCCAGCTGTTCAACTCGAAGATCAGCCAGGTAATGCGACGCACTGAGGAACCGCAGTATGTGCAGCTGCAAAATGAGCTGTCGCCGGAGGTCAAGGCCCAGAGCCGCCTGGTCTCGCCCTTAGAATCCCCAGTCCAGGGACCCTGCCTGGTGGCCGAGGAGGTTTTCCGCGAGCTGAGCGTGAAGGACAAGGCGCTGCTGTTCAACAAGTTCATCGGCGACATGGCAGCCAAGCATCCCAAGTTTAACGCCCATGCCGCGGATCTCAAGGAGAAGGTGAACAAGCAGGTGGCCCGCGGCGAGGTGGTGGCTGAACGGCAAGCCAGTGTCAAGCATCTCGCCCAGGAGCTGGAGGCGAAGTGTATCCTGGAGCCGGTATCGCCACCGCGACCAGGCGGTGTCTCTCCCCCCAAGACAACTGAGAGCAAAACAGAGACAAGCACCTCCGAGCTCCATGTGAGCACACTGACTGTGATCCTCAAGCCGAGTCCGGAGCGCAGAGCTCCACTGGCCCGACCCCGTCGTTGCCTGGACCGCCAGAGTGATGAGCATGCCCGAGAGCCATCCCAGAAGCGAAACCTCGACGCGATTCGCACCGTCATGCCAACGGAGGCCTATGCGCCGCCCAAGAAGATCCGACGCACCCGGCAGGAGCGCTCCGGTGCGGATAACCAAATGTTTTTTCAGAACGAACAACTCGAGACGCTGTTCTACAGCTGGCTCAGCACGGAGAATGGTGTCCAGTTCGACATTACGAGTGTGTCTAACGGTCAGCAGACCATTGAGATAGCCACCGAGGAGGGTGAGCTTCTGGAGCAGCCACTGCTCGAGCCGAGCACCGCTGCGCTGGAGGATGTGAGCCAGAAGTCCGCGGTCGAGCGGCTTCTGGAGGAGGCCATAGCCAAACTGGAGCGCGATAACGAGTCCAGGAAGGTGGCACAAGTCGAGGAAAAGAAGGAGGTAGAGGAGTCGGTCGTCCAAGTCACTCCGAGACGCATCAAGCGCCAGGCACCGCCAGTGCCGGCTCCACGACCCAGTCTAAGCCAGGTCACCTCCAGTGCATCCAGCTGCAAGCAGTCCGAGGCTGAGGAAAGCGAATCCGGGTTGTCTACTCTGCCCAAGGTAAGTGATATCTTTAACAAGTGGATGCAAGAATGTGAACTCATTGTGCTTAACTTTCTGTCACAGATAACCAGCGACGAATCCCAGCCGGACACGCCAAAGGATGACTTGCAGTCAGGTGAATTTGACTTCGCCAAGCCCCAGCGTCCGCCACGCAAGAAGAAGATGCGCCGCACTCTCACCTGGAAGAAGGAGAACTCCATTGTGGAGGCAACTGCCATAACGTCCACGGACTCCGATTCCGATTACAAGCCGCCGCTTTCGGGGGCAGGCAAAAAGAAGAACCCACTTGCACTTCCACTGCCCGAGCAAAGCTTCATTGAGCTGGACAAGTCACTGATGCGCCACTTGAACTCGCCCCGGAAGATCAAGTCGGCGTACACCCTCACCGTGATGTCCTCGCCCTCGCCGAATGCCGACAGCGATCAGTCTCCCAGTCAGACACCAAGGCAATCCCTGGTGCAGGCCATGCGGGACAGTTTCGTGGACCAGGGCTTTGAGACGTGCTCGAACGATCCCATGGACAACAGTCCGATACGCCGATCCTCGGTGGGAGGCACGAACTCGAAGCCCTCCGGCTTTTCAACGCCCGTTAAGGGACGCCACGCGGCCAGTCCGGCGCAACAGCAGCTCTTCAGTCCGATTCTAATCCAGGAGCGACCTCGCCGCAGTTCCCTGGCCATGCAAGTGATCCGGGAGGATCATCCGCTCGACCTGGACGCCACCTCCAGCTCACCCTCAACACCGTGCAGCGAGCGGGAGTTCTTCGCCAATGCCCCGACAGTCGAGATCGACAACTCCCAGGATGAGAGTCCGACCAGCAAGGCGCACTCAATGTTCTGGATCACCTCCGGCGACTTCACTGTCTCGCTGGAGATCTTCAAGAACAGCCCGGAACGGCTGCGTCTGCTCTACGAGATCTTCACGCAGAAGAGCTGGGAGACTCGTGACCTGGCCTTTGGCATCGACGGTCACAAGTTCAGTCGCGAATCCGAATCCGTCCGCCAGTCGCTGCCCGAGCGTCCGCCCAGCGTGAAGGGCTGCTCCCACTACTGGTTCGCCAGCGGAGATCTCGCCGTGCCCTTCAGCGGCAAACTGATGTCCGGCGAGAAGATCGAGCGGCTGTTCGCCTTCCTCAACGGCGAGCAGTCGGAGCTGCGCTTCGGCGTGGACCACATCGAGTTCAGCAGCGTGCCCGAGTTCTGGCCCACCACCCAGAAGTATTCGATCGAGAGCAGCTACAGCATGCTGGTGGGTCTACAGGCGGGTGCCAGCAACGGGCTGGAGGGACGCAGCAAGTACTCCTGGCCCAATAGCAGCCTCAGTGCCAACCAGGCGATCAAGACCAGCGACCTGGATCAGACAGAGTTCGAGTCCGACAGCTTCGGCAACAACAGTGGCCGGCTGTCCTTCTCGCCGGACCTCTTCTCCCTGGACTACGAGGCAGTGCCACTGGACGAGCTATTCGCCAAGGCTCCGCCGTCTGGCGCCGCACCGGCCATGTCCGTGCCACAAATGATGCAGACGctcaagcagcagcagtccaAACTTCGCAGTGTGGAGCAGCGCATTCGCGGCTACGCCAAACCCGCCAATCTGGCCGACTCCTCGCTGGAGCACTGCCGCAATACGCCGCAGTATGTCCACAAGCTGCGCTCCGTCATCCGGGCCATCGACAACATTGGACGCGACGATGGCTTCCGCGGCTGCTCGATGGAGCAGCTCGAGAGCTTCATGTACTTCCTCAGCGAGTATGCGGATGTGTGCCTGGCCAACTGCAGCGAGCACATGGACAAGATTCTGGACACACTGATGGACCGGAGGGCCGTGGAGGTCTGATTTTAAGATTCAAGATATTTTAAGATTCAATAACCAATTAGTTCCTAGACATTAACATATAATGTTACAAAGACTTTAGataataaactttaaagcGAAAGTTAAAGCCATTCAGTAGTTTTCTTTGGGAGAGTGGGGTTGTATAGTCCAACCAATCTGGAGTCCTGGAAGGCACAGCTCCTTGGTATCCTGCACACACGTAGGAGTCTGGCAAGCATCACGTTTCCGGCAGACACTCGGTGCTCCTTCTTCTTGCTCTGATCAAGCAAATGCTCCTGTTGCATCAACTTCAGACATTTCTAGCCAAGGATAACATGTTTGTGCAATTCCAGTGGCCAAGGGAATCGGTTAGGACCAAAAGGAGGAACTGAGTCCGGCTCAATAACAGTTTCATGTGCACAAGTGCTGCGCAAACACGGTATCAAATGAAACTGCTAACTATTAATGCCTAAAATGGTAGCTTGTTTTCCATAAGATTAAATTACTATTGACATCTTTTACAAAATAAACCTGAGAATAATAGTTATATTATGCGGTAGTCATTTGTACAGTGCAACGAAGTAAGAACCACTGCAACAAATATCAAtcttaaattgttaaattattaGATCCCTGAAATAAAAACCTCCTTCGATTTAAGAAGCAATCCC
This genomic stretch from Drosophila teissieri strain GT53w chromosome 2L, Prin_Dtei_1.1, whole genome shotgun sequence harbors:
- the LOC122625086 gene encoding endothelin-converting enzyme 2-like, yielding MVRNLWTALLLLGSATCGSSVPVNANDPEQSCPYLGECNSTINEQHIDTLMSYVDSEKNPCEDFYGYACGKWSAKHGSHTTATMISESQINRQYEDLFLQLLRNPSAPEYGYPMYAKVLAHYQSCIVLEKPDLRRYIELLDRDLLASLNSTHWMHLLAALGRYGYHGHFVQVEVRWYNATHHMIFLQPHNHHLNLSLTEDIYDALSQDGSSWPPLHQLQEQFKSLEQNLVRLAKPLSTDDTFRNYSLEQIRTEVPALQWDEALRTQLGRTVAGDHIFQVDDLDAIQGLVQYLNTADTLLLNRYSLARFLSHLLELPHNPLATWRTGQRSRGRSCIRHMRRSVYLPMNYVYERSFYARRRHADEVVIHSVFQQLQSQLEQRVQHNVFNLSQELVHSLQAKVHQMRINVGNLPPNVSEQFYWDSDRRWSVGRDFYENHLNSLLYYYTLVADLESSTDQEERDIWYSFNMHTPEFPDNIDATPYFYCLGNIIFVPYSYVKRPFFDANFWPALLYGDLANTLGHEIMHALDTDLVDYDARGNLRNFSEQLGEVELYNGAVGCLNSSAVMLNERTSDVSGSRLALQTYGGDWLTRSGNGRLYFLQFAHFFCGDEGDQYHDSGSQRLNYALGQVPQFAEVFQCHVGSGMTSADQCPYW
- the LOC122619069 gene encoding uncharacterized protein LOC122619069, which encodes MPESHSYKLKRLTSTTRQRTNPKMVLTNSTPNSSSQHNHQMVVDTAAMNSEDLSELLQLNAEIEERRRSCRFGDASTACGLLRATMTREELFEISSLDDDRFLTALEHQNSFASPRRVQVTDLDLSSIENLMKYFDEEVPVTPTKTLGTTKATTTTGMVASTIAKLSLQTEPVTPPKPKVGSGHPKISELKQKYEQLPEMETPRSAYQGSRKASASLPMKVKEMAQLFNSKISQVMRRTEEPQYVQLQNELSPEVKAQSRLVSPLESPVQGPCLVAEEVFRELSVKDKALLFNKFIGDMAAKHPKFNAHAADLKEKVNKQVARGEVVAERQASVKHLAQELEAKCILEPVSPPRPGGVSPPKTTESKTETSTSELHVSTLTVILKPSPERRAPLARPRRCLDRQSDEHAREPSQKRNLDAIRTVMPTEAYAPPKKIRRTRQERSGADNQMFFQNEQLETLFYSWLSTENGVQFDITSVSNGQQTIEIATEEGELLEQPLLEPSTAALEDVSQKSAVERLLEEAIAKLERDNESRKVAQVEEKKEVEESVVQVTPRRIKRQAPPVPAPRPSLSQVTSSASSCKQSEAEESESGLSTLPKITSDESQPDTPKDDLQSGEFDFAKPQRPPRKKKMRRTLTWKKENSIVEATAITSTDSDSDYKPPLSGAGKKKNPLALPLPEQSFIELDKSLMRHLNSPRKIKSAYTLTVMSSPSPNADSDQSPSQTPRQSLVQAMRDSFVDQGFETCSNDPMDNSPIRRSSVGGTNSKPSGFSTPVKGRHAASPAQQQLFSPILIQERPRRSSLAMQVIREDHPLDLDATSSSPSTPCSEREFFANAPTVEIDNSQDESPTSKAHSMFWITSGDFTVSLEIFKNSPERLRLLYEIFTQKSWETRDLAFGIDGHKFSRESESVRQSLPERPPSVKGCSHYWFASGDLAVPFSGKLMSGEKIERLFAFLNGEQSELRFGVDHIEFSSVPEFWPTTQKYSIESSYSMLVGLQAGASNGLEGRSKYSWPNSSLSANQAIKTSDLDQTEFESDSFGNNSGRLSFSPDLFSLDYEAVPLDELFAKAPPSGAAPAMSVPQMMQTLKQQQSKLRSVEQRIRGYAKPANLADSSLEHCRNTPQYVHKLRSVIRAIDNIGRDDGFRGCSMEQLESFMYFLSEYADVCLANCSEHMDKILDTLMDRRAVEV